In Hallerella succinigenes, the following are encoded in one genomic region:
- a CDS encoding tetratricopeptide repeat protein: MKNLRGILLLLCASSIAFAAEDPRFEQGARFEAAGKYENALGEYRSILASDPHNANAFYAAGAVRLKMKDYKGAIANFQLAYKYAPKMQEAYEGSATAYEKLGDQKSAAAERAKNPSYKAPKSEAKAEAKAEVKTEKAAKSDSRYSYNSAALLKAKQAFNAKEYKTTCTAAREVLLQEPGNPGAYYYAGVGRYELGEMDKAEYNLKRAFDYPELGYNAHYYLSLIYRKQGKKKEELAELEAYVRLSKNETAIASAKNRIAELSGAEPKAPEAKIAEVKPAEVKPVEVKTVEEKPVETVESKPLEAPKPDKQRKLADPSIEQANDAYVQGDYVSALSQYQALQKKFRDEDTRAYLLFQIGNVYRCRRDYRSAVAKYREAVEYYPNSEWANEAQRAWEDAVWQEKNADALPRH, from the coding sequence ATGAAAAATCTCCGTGGAATTTTGCTTCTTCTTTGCGCTTCTTCGATTGCCTTTGCTGCAGAAGATCCGCGTTTTGAACAGGGTGCCCGTTTTGAAGCGGCTGGTAAGTATGAAAATGCGCTCGGCGAATATCGCTCGATTCTGGCTTCCGATCCGCACAATGCAAATGCTTTTTACGCAGCAGGTGCCGTTCGCCTCAAAATGAAAGATTACAAGGGAGCCATCGCGAACTTCCAGCTCGCTTACAAGTACGCTCCCAAGATGCAGGAAGCCTACGAAGGTTCGGCGACCGCTTACGAAAAACTCGGCGATCAAAAGTCCGCCGCCGCAGAACGTGCAAAGAATCCGTCTTACAAGGCTCCGAAGTCAGAAGCTAAGGCAGAAGCCAAAGCCGAAGTGAAAACGGAAAAGGCTGCGAAATCGGACTCGAGGTATTCTTATAACTCCGCCGCACTCCTCAAGGCAAAACAAGCCTTTAACGCGAAGGAATACAAGACCACTTGCACGGCCGCCCGTGAAGTTCTTTTGCAGGAACCGGGAAACCCGGGCGCTTACTACTACGCAGGCGTGGGCCGTTACGAACTCGGCGAAATGGACAAGGCGGAATACAATTTGAAGCGTGCGTTCGATTATCCGGAACTCGGCTACAATGCGCACTATTATCTTTCGCTGATTTACCGGAAGCAGGGAAAGAAAAAGGAAGAACTTGCGGAACTGGAAGCCTATGTCCGGCTTTCGAAAAATGAAACGGCGATTGCCAGTGCAAAGAATCGAATCGCCGAACTTTCTGGGGCGGAACCGAAGGCTCCCGAAGCAAAAATCGCGGAAGTAAAGCCCGCAGAAGTTAAGCCTGTCGAAGTAAAAACTGTCGAAGAAAAACCGGTGGAAACCGTAGAATCCAAGCCTCTCGAAGCTCCGAAGCCTGACAAACAGCGCAAGCTCGCCGACCCGTCGATCGAACAGGCGAATGACGCCTACGTTCAGGGCGATTATGTCTCGGCACTTTCTCAGTACCAGGCATTGCAGAAAAAGTTTCGCGATGAAGATACCAGGGCGTACCTTTTGTTCCAGATAGGTAACGTTTACCGTTGCCGTAGAGACTACCGTTCGGCAGTCGCCAAGTACCGCGAAGCCGTGGAATATTATCCGAACTCCGAATGGGCGAACGAAGCACAGCGCGCTTGGGAAGACGCCGTTTGGCAGGAAAAGAACGCAGACGCATTACCGCGTCACTAA
- a CDS encoding undecaprenyl-diphosphate phosphatase, translating into MIESIILGLLQGLAEFLPISSSGHLVLGHELLNMKEAGMFFDVMLHAGTLLSIFVVFHKKIVDILVGCLRRNPEQLHEAGYIILASIPTALIGLGFKDALEGLFENPRAVCAAELFTGLLLFASQWGKTGAKHPENEGVKMNWWRALLTGTVQGIACIPGISRSGSTISTMIFMGVNRKYAGEFSFLMSIPAVGGAALLDAIKWFKCQSLTPEAALLDPEKALKCADAGSFTPELLVGMLVSFVFGVIALKWLMSFLQKGKFQHFAWYVWAVGILGLIFI; encoded by the coding sequence ATGATAGAATCCATTATTTTAGGTCTTCTTCAAGGCCTTGCAGAATTTCTTCCTATTTCGAGTTCGGGACATCTCGTTCTCGGTCATGAACTCTTGAACATGAAAGAAGCGGGAATGTTCTTTGATGTGATGCTTCACGCCGGAACTCTCCTTTCGATCTTTGTCGTCTTTCATAAAAAGATTGTCGACATTCTCGTCGGCTGTCTCCGCAGAAATCCGGAACAGCTCCACGAAGCGGGATACATTATTCTTGCAAGCATTCCGACAGCCCTGATCGGCCTCGGCTTCAAGGATGCTCTCGAAGGCCTCTTCGAAAATCCGCGCGCCGTCTGCGCTGCCGAACTCTTCACCGGTCTTCTGCTCTTTGCTTCCCAGTGGGGAAAGACTGGCGCCAAGCATCCGGAAAACGAAGGCGTCAAAATGAACTGGTGGCGCGCCCTGCTCACAGGTACGGTGCAGGGCATCGCCTGCATTCCGGGAATTAGCCGCAGCGGTTCCACGATCAGCACCATGATATTCATGGGCGTGAACCGCAAATACGCGGGCGAATTCAGTTTCCTCATGAGCATTCCTGCCGTGGGCGGTGCCGCCCTCCTCGATGCGATCAAATGGTTCAAGTGCCAGAGCCTCACTCCGGAAGCCGCACTCCTCGACCCGGAAAAAGCTTTGAAGTGTGCAGACGCAGGCAGCTTTACGCCGGAACTTCTGGTGGGTATGCTCGTCTCGTTCGTCTTTGGCGTGATTGCCCTCAAGTGGCTCATGAGCTTCTTGCAGAAGGGTAAATTCCAGCACTTTGCCTGGTATGTTTGGGCGGTCGGCATCCTCGGATTGATTTTCATCTAA